gtcattgatggaataaaagtctaTATGACATTTGTTTATGGGGATCCTGTATTAGAAAGACGTGATcaagtttgggaacgtcttacgcgtttctcaacaacaagatCTAGACCTTGGTTTATGATAGGGGATTTCAATGAAATTACGGGTCATGATGAAAAAGTAGGAGGAAGACAACGGGCTGATAGTTCTTTCCTGCCTTTTAAGCAGATGCTTAGTGATTGTGGAATGCTAGAGTTCCCTTTCACGGGAGACATGCTTTCATGGGTAGGTAAAAGAGCAGGTGAAATGACCGTTAGATGTCGCTTAGACAGGGCAGTAGGAAATGCAGATTGGCATGAGAAGTTTCCTCACTCGAGTGTCAAGTATATGAGATTGTGGGGATCAGATCATCGTCCGATTCTCGCAGATATACTCGTAAAACCAATGAGGagatcaaaaaaaattaagtttgatAAAAGATGGCTAGACAACGAGGAGCTAAGGCAGGTCATCCTGGAGGGATGGAGATCTCCTGATTTACCCCCAGAAGCGACTATTATGGAACATATCTCTAGCTGTCGAAAAGCTTTGGGGGAATGGAGGAGGCAGCATAATGTCAACTCTGCGAGACTGGTGGAGGAATTGAAAGAGAAGGTGGAGGGCATGTATGCGGATGACAATGCTACCACTGAAGAAATTGCCTCAGCATTGAAGGACCTCTCTAATGCTCTTAAAGCAGAAGAAATGTTTTGGAAACAGAAGAGTCGAGTGTTCTGGCTAAGAGAGGGGGATAGAAATACAAAGTTTTTTCATGCACtaacaaaacagagaagagcCAGGAATAAAATTACGCAGCTCCAAGATGTGAATGGAAATATAGTTGAGGATGAAGAGGGTttagtagccattgctactagttaTTTTAGACAGATCTTTGAATCGTCTAACCCTGAGGACATTGAAGAGGCGTTAGCTCAAGTTCCTATGACAATCACTGGGGCAATGAATGAGAACCTTACAGCTCCGGTAACGGAATGGGAGGTCAAATTGGCTCTTTTTGCTATGCATCCAGAGAAGGCTCCAGGaccagatgggatgactgcGCTATTCTATCAGAAATTCTGGGATATTGTAAAGGATGATTTAACTCTTATGGTTAATAACTTCCTTATCGAGGGAACGGTGGTGAATGgattaaatgatacaaatatatgtcttaTCCCGAAGACGGCCAAGCCTAATGATATGGCTCAATTCCGACCAATAAGCTTGTGTAATGTAAGctataaaataatttcgaaggtcttatgccagagaTTAAAGAAAGTGCTACCAGGCTTGATTTCAGAGacccagtcagcctttgttgctggaAGACAGATTTCAGACAATATTATGATTGCCCAAGAAATGTTTCACGCGCTTCGGACTAAACCAAGTGGTCGCAGTAAAAGGATGGCTATTAAGacggacatgagcaaagcatatgacAGAATGGAGTGGTCATTCATTGAAGCCGTCATGCGCAAAATGGGATTCTCAGAGACGTGGATAACCTGGATAATGCGATGCATTACGTCGGTAAAATATAAGGTGCTTATGAATGGTCAACCAAGAGGAAATATCGTTCCTGGTAGAGGCTTaagacaaggagatcctttgtctcctttcatttttattctatgcacggaagcgctcgctagccttcttaatcatgcagagaatcaagggaagataacggggatgcgtgTCACACGCGCGTGCCCCTCGGTatctcaccttctctttgctgatgatagccttttcttctgtaaggcggagccccgtgaatgtgacgaagtaatgaaagtagtcaggaaatatgGTAAAGCTTCTGGCCAATGTATCAACTTTGATAAGTcgtccttactctttggtaagcaGATTAATGCAAATACCAGACAAGAGATCAAAGATACAATGGGTATACAAAACGAAGGAGGGATGGGAACCTACTTAGGTATCCCGGAAGATATAAGCGGATCCAAGTGCAAATTGTTTGCATTCCTCAAGGACAAGTTAATGCACAGGGTAAATGGATGGACGGGTAGGTGGCTTTCAAAAGGAGGGAAGGAAGTTCTGATAAAATCTATTCTGCTAGCTCTTCCGACTTATGTCATGTCTACTTTCCTGCTCCCTTTAGAGATATGTGAAAACCTAGCTAGTGCCATCGCACGGTTCTGGTGGAGTTCAAACCCACCAAAGAGAGGAATTCACTGGGCGAAATGGAAAAAAGTTTGCCTACCAAGGGAGGAAGGAGGGATTGGGTTTCGTATGATTCATGAGTTCAATCTGGCATTGTTGGCAAAACAACTATGGAGGCTGGTTCAATTCCCAGACTCATTGGTCGCTCGGGTCTTGAAGGGGAGATACTACAAATTAACCTCGCCGCTGAGAGTAAACTCGGCTAGCTGCCCATCTTATGTGTGGACTAGCATTTCTGCTGCAAGGAAGTTGTTATTGCTGGGAATCAGACAGAAGATACACTCAGGTTATGAAGTAaaggtgtgggaggatccgTGGATCCCAACGATCCCAGCGAGGCCGGCTGTCCCTGTGGCACCAGTAATGCATCCTAACATGAGAGTAAGCGATCTCATTGATCAGATAGGGAAGGATTGGGATGTTGGATTATTGGAGAATTATGTAAATCCCGAGGACATACCGCTTAtaaggagtttggccataagtTCATCTCACCGGCGCGATACTTTTTGCTGGAGCTACACAAGGAATGACCAATActcggttaaatctggatattgggtggcCCAGAATCTATTGAAGACGGCGGAAGCACAGGAGATATTGGAACCGAGTATTACCAAGCTTCAAGCTTTTGCTTGGAAGTTAAAAGCGCCTACGAAAATATGTCATCTTATTTGGCAGTTATTGACTGGGCATGTTGCAGTAACAAGGAATTTAGCAAGACGTAATATGCGATGTGATAACTATTGCCCAAGATGCGGAGATTTGGATGAATCAGTCACACATGCTATCTTTGAATGCCCGCCAGCGCTACAAGCTTGGACCTTATCGACAACCCCAACAAGCCCTGAGGTATTTCCACTACCAAGTGTCTACGCCAATATAGACTACCTATTCTGGAGAAAAAACTCTATTATTGAGCCGGAACAAGACAGTGATCCTTTTCCctggataatttggtatatctggaaaggTAGGAATGATAAACTATTCAAGGGGATAGATAGAGATCCTTTGGAGTTAGTCCGctatgcagagagtgaatgtcaGACCTGGTTTGCTGCGAACGATGTGGCACAACCTATGGTACAAGAGACTAATATAGAGAACCCtcaagtcataagcttgggtaatatttgcttgCTGGATGGATCTTGGACAACATCTGCCAACTTCAGTGGACTTGGATGGGTTTGGATGGACAATACGGGAAATACTCAGCTCATGGGGATGAAGAATCTTCCTCGACGTGAATCAGCCTTgcattcggaagtagaagcgctacggtgggcaatggagaatatgctaCAACACTCAACATGCCAGCGCTTTGGGACAGATTGTAAGGAGCTGATCGCAATGTTAGATGATCCTCATGCGTGGCCTAGCTTTGCGACagaattggagaggatagagacgctACGGATATGCTTCCCGGAGTTTAGCATCACTCATGTTCCACGAGCGAGAAATCAATTTTCAGACTTTTTAGCTAAGAAtgctagatccttccatagggagttacttttcattggttgttctattccggtctggttacccagaccacctcaagcttgagtaatagaatgacatcaaaaaaaaaaaaaaaaaaactaagtctAAGATAAAAACGTATTATTGGTTTCATGTTTTTTGCAATAGTAAAAACAGAGATAAAACTTAATACAAATCcaaattttaacaaataaatgatataaatgtattagttatataagtgtctttaaattttaatgttttaattattcTGTGGGGTTTCACTTTTAGTGGGatcaaatttaattttctatagATCAAACAAAGTATGAAAACTGATGATactaaatttaattttctattggaatcaataaatttttactcaaaaaaaaaatgcaaatatTAAGAATAAAACCTAGCTATATATAGTTGAATCAAGATCTAATTAGAAGTTAGAATCTAATTCCCAACAAACCATCACACACGATAACAACATTGAACTTAATCACTAAATAATGAGACCAAATCATTCTCAGCATCATTGGTTACCCCAGGGATAAAGcagtaatcccctatatattaatcgaggaacatttgaaaagatgtaacctcaattttgtattaattaaaataggtcccaatgcataggtggcactcaattaggtagtcaattacattcaattgaaaaataagtaggtccacattcgatttttatatgttgttagatacataagttggtcaaactatatgatataatgatatgatatgttattttctttccttaaatcaaacctacggaattatcataaatgactaatatatatatgacaattaatgattttaataataaagatttgataacaatttatatctcctccatcattttttgtttaattttatattattaaaataaattaaacaatcaaattagctataaaagtaaaatttagattttttcgtatatgttatattttgaatttttaaaaacgacaataaatgactaaaacaattaaaattattatgttaaaaattaatgatcaatggtttaacatttttattataagaagatacacatgattttaaaaccatatgagtaaaaaatatcatttaataataaaataaatatatatatatatatatagattaaacactatataccataggattacataaatattttaatattaaaagtttcaatgaattttcaagaacatttataaattataaacttattaaagatttcagattgaaaattttgttatcgatgatttaaatattttgttataaaatgatatgaatgatcatagaaccgtatgattataaattcttatttaataaataactatataaaatatactattcttagaaaaataggttggtccatcttaacttatattacactttttattaaactaactatcgaattgataaataacgtaccaaaaaatgttttgcactttccttaaataaaagctacgaaattacctaatatgattaacatatatgtgaaaattaattattatgaataataaatatttgataacaatttttgtatcttagttctttttaaaaattttatattattaaaagatattaaaaatcacattaaatatataataaaaaacatttatatttttttatatgttatattttgaatttttcaaaacgtctataaattattagaaatttgaagatcaccactcttaaaattttgtgatcaatagattatttttttgtcataataagttacaaatgatcataaaattgtattaatatgaacttttatttaatattataagaagatacacatgattttaaaaccatatgagtaaaaaatatcatttaataataaaacatatatatatatagattaaactatataccataagattacataaatattttaatattaaaactttcaatgaattttcaaaaacatttataaattataaacttattaaagatttcacattgaaaattttgttatcgatgatttaaatattcagttataaaacgatatgaatgatcatagaagtgtatgattataaattctcatttaataaatgactatataaaatatactattcttaaaaaaataggttggtccatcttaacttacattatattttttaataaactaactatcgaatattcgaattgataaataatctaccaaatattgtttttgcactttccttaattagaagctacgaaattacctaatatgattaacgtatatatgaaaattaattattatgaataataaatatttgataacaattttggtatcttagttatttttttaatttatattattaaaagatattaaaaaaatcacattaaatatataataaaaacatttatattttttcttatatgttatattttgaatttttcaaaacgtctatatattattagaaatttgaagattctcactctaaaaattttgtgatcaatagattattttttttgttataataagttacaaatgatcataaaatataacgcatatgaatttttatttaataaatattcaaactaaataatatatatatatatatactaatgatttaaagcaacaagattggctgatcaatttagttgtcgagttgaaatctttcaaaagtatgtgaaagactaaagtcaaagtaaatatggatttagaatagtagttatattttactaaccaaaataccgaaaaaaaccgaaccgaatcgaaaccaacccgatatctggattgaacacccctaatccaaatgaagccaaactattgtttcattctccaaaatataataaaaataataacttaatccaaggcgcggatcttatcctagtAATTATTAATTTGCAATATAAATTCCAATTTGAATCGGAGCCCATTATTGGCCCAATCTGTCGATGTCGGATTTTATTTTCGGCGTTAGCACTTCCTTCCTTTCAGATATTCAGTTTAGGTGGCTCTAACTTACTTCCTTCTcattttaaatatcaaaaaaagTTGGCCGGAAAGCTCACAGGGCTCGAGGAGGTTGCAATGGAAGACAGCGACACCTCTAGAAACAAACGTTCAGACAGCTTCTGTCTTTCACTTCGACGACAAACTTCAGAAATAAAACCCCCTTAAAATAcgataaaagaaataaatgcacaatgtttttttttttttaaaacaaaatactcTCCTTCATAAATGGAAGAGATCCGTGAATCTCGTCTCCTCGTCGTGTTAGCGAATGCTTCGTGTTATTATTACGTAATCAATTACGCATCTCTATGCAAGTTCGAGAGAGACATAGAGGCTGGAAGATAAAAGGTTGGTTGTCCCCTCTACggctaattataaaaaaaaagacagagaaAAAAAGTAAGAGAAGAGAGAGCCGTCAATCATTTTTTGCTCAACGAAGATTCTAATCTGAGGAGATGTGGACAAAAGGTAGATACATCGCTTTTTACTCAAACACCGACCTCACGTTTCAATAAAAAGGGATAGCTTTTTCTGTTCATTTGTGTAATCTTACTCTTCTCTTGCTTGCTTCTACAATGGCGGTTTTGATTGGTATGGTTCACTCTTTTCTTTACTCACTCTGTTGCTTTCTTCGGCTTACTTGTTTCATTGCTTAGTTTTCAAGTTTGTTGCATTCTTGGGTTGTGTGTGTTGGGAGGTTCTTGGTTTAAATAATCTTATATGAGAACAATCATTGATGATACTATATATGGTGGGGGAACTTTGTTATTCACCATCTTGGGCTTCTTGTGTTCCtctaaagacaaaaaaaatggcTATTAAATAAACTGTACTAATGTTAGTGATTTGCTGATTTATTTAAAGTCTCTTTGTGATTGGTTCTTTTCATGATGCAGAGGACCTTCCATGGTGTGACGTTGAACTGAATCTTGGCTCTAAATGCTTACAGAGAACGGCCATAGATCTCGTTAATCTACTGTTCCTCTCCTTCTTCTACTTGCTCTTGGTAGCTGGTTGTGTTTCACAGCGTTTTACTCTTGGGAGCCGCAAAAAAGGCTGGATCTTTGTTGCTGCAGCTATATGCTGTGCTGCTACTAGCATTATATATCTTGGTGCTGGACTGAAGAATCTGATTGCTAGTGCCAATGATGAAGTCTCCTGGGTTGCTTGCTTTGTTGAAGGGCTCATTTGGGTCTCACTTACGGTTTCACTGCTTGTTAACGTCTCCAAGTGGATCAAGATTCTCGCATCTGTTTGGTGGGTGTCTTTTGCTTTGCTGGATTCAGCAGCAAAGATTGAGATACTTTCTCAGGGGAAAAGCATCAGAATGTTTGACATCATTACCTGGCTGATAAgccttttgcttcttctttgctCCTGGATGAACTTGAGATCTTCTCCAGAAGCTCAAGATTACAGCACAGCAGGTCTTTCTGATCCTTTATTAGCTGAGAATTCTAAGAAAAACTCGGCAAGGTTAGCAACAGCTAGATTTTTCAGCTTTCTATCCTTCTCTTGGATGAACTCTTTACTCTCGTTGGGCTTCAAGAAACCATTAACCCCAGACGATATCCCAAGTGTTGTCCCGGAGGATGAGGCTGAGTTAGCTTACACTAAATTCTCCAAAGCATGGGATGATGCTCTTCTCTCAGAGCCAGAGGGAGCCAAGGAAAGAAACTTGGTGTTCAGAGCCGTTGCAAAAGTCTACTTCAAGGAGAACATACTCACAGCAGTTTGTGCACTCTTCCGAACAATAGCTGTAGTATCTCTTCCACTAATGCTATACGTCTTTGTGGATTACGCAAACAGTGACCACCGTGATCTCCGCACTGGTTTCTTCAACTTAGCTTGTCTAGTTATGCTGAAGCTTGTTGAGTCCTTGTCAATGAGACACTGGTACTTTGCAGCAAGAAGATCAGGGATGAGGATTAGATCAGCGCTGATGGTCGCTGCGTATAAAAAGCAGCTGAAGCTATCAAGCTTAGGGAGGAAAAGGCATTCGTCTGGAGAGATTGTGAACTACATCGCCGTGGATGCGTACCGAATGGGAGAGTTCTTGTGGTGGTTCCACTCAGGATGGAGCCTTACGCTGCAGCTTTTGCTTTCCACAGCTGTACTTTTCGGAGTAGTTGGAATAGGAGCTGTTCCAGgtttgattcttcttctcctctgcgGTCTTCTTAATCTCCCGTTTGCAAAGATGCTGCAGAACTGCCAGACCCAGTTCATGATCGCGCAGGATAAACGATTAAGATCCACTTCGGAGATTCTGAACAGTATGAAAGTCATTAAGCTGCAGTCATGGGAAGAGGAGTTCAAGAAACAGATAGAGTCTTGCCGTGATGAGGAGTTCAAATGGTTGGCTAAGGCTCAGCTGACAAAGGCCTTTGGTACTTTCTTGTATTGGATGTCTCCAACAATAGTTTCTTCTGTTATCTTTGTGGGGTGTGCTTTAATGAACAGCGCGCCGCTGAACGCAAGCACCATCTTCACGGTTTTAGCTACGCTGAGAGTTATGTCAGAGCCGGTTAGAGTTATACCTGAGGCGATTTCTGCTATCATCCAAGTGAACGTCTCTTTTGATAGGATCAACAACTTTTTGCTTGATGATGAGCTCAAGACCGACGAGATTGAAAGAAGTGGTATGGAGAAGTCTGGAACAGCAGTTGATATACAAGCAGGAAACTTCAGTTGGGATCCAGAAACTAAGCATCCAACTCTTCGAAATATAAATTTGGAAATTAAGAATGGGCAAAAAGTTGCTGTTTGTGGACCAGTTGGTGCAGGTAAATCGTCTCTGTTGCATGCAGTGCTCGGAGAAATACCTAAAGTTTCTGGAACTGTAAGCAAAGCATCCACCAAGAACCTCTCTTTGttcatttaatatatgtttactTTGTGTTGTTCAACTGAAACAGGTAAAGGTCTCTGGGTCCATCGCTTATGTTTCTCAGACCTCTTGGATCCAAAGTGGTACCATCAGGGATAACATCCTCTATGGGAAGCCAATGGAAACTAGACGATATAACGCTGCTATTAAAGCATGTGCTTTGGATAAGGACATAAATGATTTTGGACATGGTGACCTCACAGAGATAGGACAAAGAGGGCTTAACTTGAGCGGAGGGCAAAAGCAAAGGATTCAGCTGGCACGTGCTGTTTATGCAGATGCTGATGTTTACCTCCTTGATGATCCTTTTAGTGCTGTTGATGCACATACAGCTGGAGTTCTTTTTCATGTAATTGATTTTGACGAAACTTTCTTAAAGAATGCTTCTTAATATGTTTAGTTATGACTTTGCAGAAATGTGTTGAGGACTCGCTGAGGGAGAAAACTGTCATTCTGGTCACTCACCAAGTTGAATTCCTCTCAGAAGTTGATCAAATTCTGGTAAAACTTGAGTAGCATCAGATAAAAAAGACTGTCTATGTCTAAACATATTAATGATTGATGATCTTAATCAGGTTATGGAAGAAGGAAGAATCACTCAGTTAGGAAAGTATGATGAGCTCTTAATGATGGGAACGGCATTCAAACAGCTGGTGAATGCTCATAACGATGCAGTAACTGTGTTACCTTTGGCTAGTAATGAAAGCCTAGGAGATCTTACCAAAGTGGGCAGAGACAGAGAGATAGGAAGCATCCAGGTTGTAGAGAAAATCGAAGAAGAGATCACAACAACAACCAATGTTCCAGGGGCACAACTTACGCAGGAAGAGGAAAAAGAGGCGGGCTATGTTGGATTGAAACCTTTCTTGGACTATTTAAATGTCTCCAGAGGATGGTTTCTTCTGTCGTCAAGCGTATTGGGTCAGGTAGGCTTTGTAGTTTTTCAAGCCGCATCAACATACTGGCTGGCTTGTGGAATTGGGATCCCTAATCTCACAGCAACAATGCTTATTGGAGTCTATAGCGTCATCTCAACTCTTAGTGCTGGTTTTGTATACGCGAGAGCTGTAACGACTGCCCATCTTGGACTAAAAGCTTCTAAAGCTTTCTTCTCTGGTTTCACAAATGCAGTCTTCAAAGCACCAATGCTTTTCTTTGATTCTACTCCAGTTGGACGCATTCTCACCCGAGTAAGATATCTTTGCTTATATGAATAACACTACATCTCAGTCAATGTATGATATATAATTGCATGTAACATTTGCAGGCATCATCTGATTTAAACGTCTTGGACTTTGACattccatttgcaatcatattTGTGGTATCACCTGCTGTCGAGCTCACTGCTGCTCTAATCGTCATGACATATGTGACATGGCAAGTTATCATTATCGCTCTTCTTGCTTTAGCGGCCACGAAAGTTGTTCAGGTACGTATCTTCCTTTGACTTATATTTGTAGCAGCAAAGAAGTCATTATCAATTGTTTCTGCCTTCTTCTCTGAACAAAAGGAGTACTATTTAGCCTCTGCAAGGGAGCTTATTAGGATCAATGGAACAACGAAAGCTCCAGTGATGAACTATGCTGCAGAAACCTCGCTTGGAGTGGTGACAATAAGAGCTTTTGGAACTGTAGATAGATTCCTTAAAAACTACCTAAGCCTGGTGGATGCAGATGCTGTGCTGTTCTTTCTGTCTAATGCAGCCATGGAGTGGGTGATTCTGAGGATAGAGACTCTTCAGAATTTGACTTTATTCACTTGTGCACTTCTGCTTATCCTTATTCCCAAGGGCTACATAGCTCCAGGTACATTAACTATTTGTCTCATCACCTCATAGCTAATGTTAGTATCACACTGAAAGGTGCTTCATGAACTTTGTGTCTTTCTGTTTCAGGTCTTGTTGGGCTTTCACTATCCTATGCACTAACACTGACACAAACTCAGGTGTTTCTAACCAGATGGTATTGTACCTTATCAAATTCAATCATTTCGGTAGAGAGGATAAAACAGTATATGAGCATACCAGCAGAGCCTCCTGCTGTTGTTGATGATAAAAGGCCACCTTCCTCATGGCCATCCAGTGGTACCATTCACTTGCAGGAACTTAAGGTATATAGAAACATTACTTGTTATAAGATGATGGTTCCAGTTATGTTAAAGACATATTGCtttgcttctttttcttttgaagatAAGATACCGGCCCAATGCTCCCTTGGTTCTCAAAGGAATCTCTTGCACATTCAGGGAAGGGACAAGAGTGGGAGTTGTGGGGAGAACGGGAAGTGGGAAAAGCACGTTGATCAGTGCTTTGTTCCGGTTGGTAGAACCAGCAAGTGGTTGTATATTGATTGATGGCATTGACATAAGTAAGATTGGTCTAAAAGACCTGAGAATGAAACTCAGCATCATTCCTCAAGAACCAACTCTCTTCCGTGGCTGCATAAGGACCAACCTTGATCCTTTAGGTGTTTACTCCGACGATGAAATATGGAAggtaaaaataagaaacaagaaTGAGATTTCTATCTGAAACCTCTCTAATGAACCATTACTTTTGCGTGCAGGCTCTTGAGAAGTGTCAGCTTAAGGCCACCATTAGCAATCTACCTAATAAACTTGATTCTTCAGGTTGAGAACAAAAACAAGATGCCATGTTGGCTTGTTAGCTCTCTTTATTGACAACacttttgtttgtctttttcttgaCCCGAGAAGTGAGTGATGAAGGAGAGAACTGGAGCGTGGGACAGAGGCAGCTGTTCTGTCTTGGAAGAGTCTTattaaagagaaacaaaatattggtGTTGGATGAAGCTACGGCTTCCATAGATTCAGCCACTGATGCCATCATCCAGAGAATCATAAGAGAGGAGTTCGCAGATTGCACGGTGGTAACAGTTGCACATAGAGTTCCAACGGTTATAGATAGTGACATGGTCATGGTTCTCTCCTTTGGTAAACATCTTTGTCGTCTCAAATGATCATTACGTCTTTTGGGAAACTTATGTTTAAtgggttttggtttggtttttgaaAACAGGTGATCTTGTGGAGTACAACGAGCCTTCAAAGCTGATGGAGACTGATTCTTACTTCTCCAAGCTCGTTGCTGAGTATTGGGCAAGCTGCAGAGGAAACTCTTCTCAGAATCTACAAGTTCACATCTAAACTAAATCGTTCAAGTCTATGGAAAGAAAGACCATTTCATAAAACTCATCAAGGAAAATTATTCATAATTAAGTTTTTTCGATGTAGTTCACCAAACTCTCTGATTGAATCAGTTATTACCCTTTCACCAGCCATCTTCCCTTCACCGGCGATGTTCTT
This region of Brassica napus cultivar Da-Ae chromosome C5, Da-Ae, whole genome shotgun sequence genomic DNA includes:
- the LOC106401043 gene encoding ABC transporter C family member 8 isoform X2; this encodes MWTKEDLPWCDVELNLGSKCLQRTAIDLVNLLFLSFFYLLLVAGCVSQRFTLGSRKKGWIFVAAAICCAATSIIYLGAGLKNLIASANDEVSWVACFVEGLIWVSLTVSLLVNVSKWIKILASVWWVSFALLDSAAKIEILSQGKSIRMFDIITWLISLLLLLCSWMNLRSSPEAQDYSTAGLSDPLLAENSKKNSARLATARFFSFLSFSWMNSLLSLGFKKPLTPDDIPSVVPEDEAELAYTKFSKAWDDALLSEPEGAKERNLVFRAVAKVYFKENILTAVCALFRTIAVVSLPLMLYVFVDYANSDHRDLRTGFFNLACLVMLKLVESLSMRHWYFAARRSGMRIRSALMVAAYKKQLKLSSLGRKRHSSGEIVNYIAVDAYRMGEFLWWFHSGWSLTLQLLLSTAVLFGVVGIGAVPGLILLLLCGLLNLPFAKMLQNCQTQFMIAQDKRLRSTSEILNSMKVIKLQSWEEEFKKQIESCRDEEFKWLAKAQLTKAFGTFLYWMSPTIVSSVIFVGCALMNSAPLNASTIFTVLATLRVMSEPVRVIPEAISAIIQVNVSFDRINNFLLDDELKTDEIERSGMEKSGTAVDIQAGNFSWDPETKHPTLRNINLEIKNGQKVAVCGPVGAGKSSLLHAVLGEIPKVSGTVKVSGSIAYVSQTSWIQSGTIRDNILYGKPMETRRYNAAIKACALDKDINDFGHGDLTEIGQRGLNLSGGQKQRIQLARAVYADADVYLLDDPFSAVDAHTAGVLFHKCVEDSLREKTVILVTHQVEFLSEVDQILVMEEGRITQLGKYDELLMMGTAFKQLVNAHNDAVTVLPLASNESLGDLTKVGRDREIGSIQVVEKIEEEITTTTNVPGAQLTQEEEKEAGYVGLKPFLDYLNVSRGWFLLSSSVLGQVGFVVFQAASTYWLACGIGIPNLTATMLIGVYSVISTLSAGFVYARAVTTAHLGLKASKAFFSGFTNAVFKAPMLFFDSTPVGRILTRASSDLNVLDFDIPFAIIFVVSPAVELTAALIVMTYVTWQVIIIALLALAATKVVQEYYLASARELIRINGTTKAPVMNYAAETSLGVVTIRAFGTVDRFLKNYLSLVDADAVLFFLSNAAMEWVILRIETLQNLTLFTCALLLILIPKGYIAPGLVGLSLSYALTLTQTQVFLTRWYCTLSNSIISVERIKQYMSIPAEPPAVVDDKRPPSSWPSSGTIHLQELKIRYRPNAPLVLKGISCTFREGTRVGVVGRTGSGKSTLISALFRLVEPASGCILIDGIDISKIGLKDLRMKLSIIPQEPTLFRGCIRTNLDPLGVYSDDEIWKALEKCQLKATISNLPNKLDSSVSDEGENWSVGQRQLFCLGRVLLKRNKILVLDEATASIDSATDAIIQRIIREEFADCTVVTVAHRVPTVIDSDMVMVLSFGDLVEYNEPSKLMETDSYFSKLVAEYWASCRGNSSQNLQVHI
- the LOC106401043 gene encoding ABC transporter C family member 8 isoform X1, with the translated sequence MAVLIEDLPWCDVELNLGSKCLQRTAIDLVNLLFLSFFYLLLVAGCVSQRFTLGSRKKGWIFVAAAICCAATSIIYLGAGLKNLIASANDEVSWVACFVEGLIWVSLTVSLLVNVSKWIKILASVWWVSFALLDSAAKIEILSQGKSIRMFDIITWLISLLLLLCSWMNLRSSPEAQDYSTAGLSDPLLAENSKKNSARLATARFFSFLSFSWMNSLLSLGFKKPLTPDDIPSVVPEDEAELAYTKFSKAWDDALLSEPEGAKERNLVFRAVAKVYFKENILTAVCALFRTIAVVSLPLMLYVFVDYANSDHRDLRTGFFNLACLVMLKLVESLSMRHWYFAARRSGMRIRSALMVAAYKKQLKLSSLGRKRHSSGEIVNYIAVDAYRMGEFLWWFHSGWSLTLQLLLSTAVLFGVVGIGAVPGLILLLLCGLLNLPFAKMLQNCQTQFMIAQDKRLRSTSEILNSMKVIKLQSWEEEFKKQIESCRDEEFKWLAKAQLTKAFGTFLYWMSPTIVSSVIFVGCALMNSAPLNASTIFTVLATLRVMSEPVRVIPEAISAIIQVNVSFDRINNFLLDDELKTDEIERSGMEKSGTAVDIQAGNFSWDPETKHPTLRNINLEIKNGQKVAVCGPVGAGKSSLLHAVLGEIPKVSGTVKVSGSIAYVSQTSWIQSGTIRDNILYGKPMETRRYNAAIKACALDKDINDFGHGDLTEIGQRGLNLSGGQKQRIQLARAVYADADVYLLDDPFSAVDAHTAGVLFHKCVEDSLREKTVILVTHQVEFLSEVDQILVMEEGRITQLGKYDELLMMGTAFKQLVNAHNDAVTVLPLASNESLGDLTKVGRDREIGSIQVVEKIEEEITTTTNVPGAQLTQEEEKEAGYVGLKPFLDYLNVSRGWFLLSSSVLGQVGFVVFQAASTYWLACGIGIPNLTATMLIGVYSVISTLSAGFVYARAVTTAHLGLKASKAFFSGFTNAVFKAPMLFFDSTPVGRILTRASSDLNVLDFDIPFAIIFVVSPAVELTAALIVMTYVTWQVIIIALLALAATKVVQEYYLASARELIRINGTTKAPVMNYAAETSLGVVTIRAFGTVDRFLKNYLSLVDADAVLFFLSNAAMEWVILRIETLQNLTLFTCALLLILIPKGYIAPGLVGLSLSYALTLTQTQVFLTRWYCTLSNSIISVERIKQYMSIPAEPPAVVDDKRPPSSWPSSGTIHLQELKIRYRPNAPLVLKGISCTFREGTRVGVVGRTGSGKSTLISALFRLVEPASGCILIDGIDISKIGLKDLRMKLSIIPQEPTLFRGCIRTNLDPLGVYSDDEIWKALEKCQLKATISNLPNKLDSSVSDEGENWSVGQRQLFCLGRVLLKRNKILVLDEATASIDSATDAIIQRIIREEFADCTVVTVAHRVPTVIDSDMVMVLSFGDLVEYNEPSKLMETDSYFSKLVAEYWASCRGNSSQNLQVHI